A part of Solea senegalensis isolate Sse05_10M unplaced genomic scaffold, IFAPA_SoseM_1 scf7180000014869, whole genome shotgun sequence genomic DNA contains:
- the LOC122761671 gene encoding growth arrest-specific protein 7-like, with translation MSPQGRRYYVNTTNNETTWERPSSVPGTPKTSIRHKNSLPAVNGFHSGGSPLHHLDHSHNSLVRKSSTEPQVSS, from the exons ATGTCACCACAGGGGCGGCGATACTACGTGAACACCACAAATAACG AGACGACATGGGAGAGACCGTCCAGCGTTCCCGGAACCCCCAAAACCTCCATCCGACACAAGAACTCACTGCCAGCAG TGAATGGATTTCACTCGGGTGGAAGTCCCTTACATCATCTGGATCATTCACACAACAGCCTGGTTAGAAAAAGCAGTACAGAGCCACAGGTAAGTTCATAA